The nucleotide sequence GGGCCCGCCCGAGTGTCAGGTCGTACTGGTGGACGGTGTAGGCACCCGCGTCGTATTCCGTCTCGACGAGCCTGGTGTCCCGGTAGTAATGCTGGCGGATCGTCTCCAGGTCGTCGAACCACTGGACGCCCTCCGCCGTTTCGATCCCAAGCCGCGAGCGATCGAGGCCGTACAGCCCCGACAGCGGCGAGGAGTAATCCCGTATCGATCCGTCCGGCTGGACGTGGACCAATCGGTCCTCGTACCCCGAAAAGGATCCGTCGATGGTCTTGCTCTCGTCGGGAAAACGCCCGCTTTCCCCCTTGTATTCGTTGAGCGCCGTCTTCAGCCGCATGCCTACCTACAACGTACAGGCGCAGATAAACTTGCCACTCTGTTTAACTGACGTTTCCATTCGAATATACGTCCCACGTCGGTCCGCGGCGGCAACTGGCCCCCGACTGGTCGTCCACCCAGTGGCCACACAGCGCTCCGTTACGCCAGGACTGTGTCCGGGTCCGCCGGGATCACGGCGACGGTGTCGACCGTCAGCCCCCCGGCTGTCCCGATCGACCGTCCGGAGACGGCGTCGCGTGTCCCGGTGGCCGCTGGCAGGGCAACTGTCGCTGTCCCGGAGCCAAAGTGCAACACGACGGCGACCGCGTCGTCGGTATGGACGCGTCCGAACGCGACGACACGATCAGCGTCGCCATCCTTGATGTCGTACTCGACTCGCTTGAAGTCCCCCTCGGGGCCGAGTGCCGGTTCCTCACGGCGGGTCGTCGCCAACTGCCGGACGAACGATTGCAGCGCCTCGTCGGTGTGATCCCAGGCGAGGTCGTCGCGCTTGCCGCGCTGGCCGAACTCCTGGCCGGCGTACAGCATCGGTGCCCCGGGAAGCGTAAAGAGTGCGCCCGCGGCGGCTGCGGCGGCCGCCCGGCCACACTCGACGATGTAGCGCGTCTCGTCGTGGTTTTCGGCATAGAGCATGAAGCCGGCGTGGGGTGGGAATCCGATCTCCGCACGCTCGTCGACGGCGTCGAGGATCTCTTCCGCCGGCGCGCCGTTCCCGACTCGTCGGAGAGCGGCGTAGGTCGTCGAGTCGAAGTGCATGTCGAAACACCCGCCCTGGAAATCCGGGATGTACGGGATCGTCTCGTCGAGTAGCAGGAAGTCGTCGTCGATCGCCTTCGCCCGGTCGTGGACCTCCCGCCAGAAGGTGTTCGGGACGGCCCACGCCATGTCGATCCGGAAGCCATCGACCAGCGGTGCCCACTGATCGATCGCGTCAAGGAGGTGCCGGCGGACCGGCAGGTGGGTGAAATCGAAGTTCGCGATGTGTTCCCACTCGAAGTACGTCTCTGGCTCGCCGGGGCCGCGCCACTCGTACCACTCGTGATACTCGCTGTCGGGATCGGCGACGGCCGCCTGGAAGTGGGGATGAGTCCGCGCCGAGTGGTTGCACACGAGGTCGAACAACACCGCGATCCCGCGGTCGTGGGCCGCTTCGACCAACCGCTCGTAGTCCGACCGTGTCCCCAGATCCGCGGCGATCGAGAAGAAATCCGTGATGTTGTACCCGTGGGGCGCGTGATCGTTCTCCAGGACTGGCGTCAGCCACAACGTATTGACGCCCAGCGACTCGATGTGGTCCAGGCGATCGATGATCGCGTCGAACGCGGACCGCTCGTCGCTTCCAGCACCCTCCCCGTCATCGTCCGCGTTCTGGCCCGCGAAGGTTCGGACGTAGATCTCATAGATGACCGCGTCTTCGGCCCACGCCGGCGGATCGTACAGATGGCTCGCGGAGACATCGCCAGCCGAACTCACCGCCGTTCCCGTCGCCTCGCCGCGCGCGAACTCGACGGCGTCGGGGACGCTGTAGCCGGTGTCCCCGACCGAAACAGCGTGCACCCGGAGTCGATCGCCGATTCCAGCCAGGGGAACTCGGAGTTCGGTGTCCGCGATGGCGACCGCATCCCGGCCGACGGCGTCCCGATCGTCGAGCAGAAACTCCACGTCGAGATCGGACGGCGTTTCCGTCCCGTCGGGATGGGGGATCGGCGTGGCCCGGACGACGGCTTGTGCGCCCTCGATGGCGGGTTCGAGCCGAACGCGCGGTCGGCCGCCGTCGCCAGTCGGGACCGAGACGCCGCCACTCCCGGACCCCCTGCTCACGCCCGACCGGCCGCTGGCGCCCTCGCCGCTCTCGAAGCCGCTTTGGCCGGCCGAAACGCCTGATTCGCCCCCGGTCGCCGGCGCGCGTGACGAACCGAACGCACGAACGGTGAGTTCGTGGCCGCCGTCCGGTGCCGAGAGGTGGACGACGTAGGTCCCTTCCACGTCGGGTTCGAGGTGCTCGACGGCGGCGTCACCGACGGTTACTGTCGATCCGTCCGGTCGGTTCGCTACCGTCCAGGCGTAGGCCGCATCCGGGTCGGGATCGCGGGGGGCGAGTTCGATCGCCTCGCCAACGGCGACGAAGCGAGGTGGGCCAGGGTGGTGCATCCTACCTCGTAGCTAGATGACAGACGCCTTTGTCCTTGTGGTGGTGACAGACACTGCCTTCCACCCGTCAGAACGCTTAAGTCCGGACTCGCCGGACATGTACCCATGGGTTCAGGTGCGTCATCGGGTGGGTCAACCGCGGAGACGCCCGTCAGTGTCACGACCGAGATCGAGGACGGTCGAACGATCGTGACTGTCTCGGGGGCTCGGAACGTCATCGTCGTCGTCAACTCCGCGTCCGGCGAGCGCGTTTATCTGCCGCCCGGCGAGACTAACGACGCGGGTGAATCGAGTCCATATCGTCCGACGGACAGCAGCGATAGCCCCTACGAAGGAATAGCGGACGACAGTCCCTACGGCTCGCGCCCCCAGCCGGACGCCACCCTCGGCGTCAATCCAACGGCCAACGGGTTTCGCCTAGTCCATCCCGAACCCGCCGATGACGTTCGATTTCTTCGGTGACGACTCCCCGTTGAGGCGATTCAGCGAACGACCGTCACCGGGACCGGTGCCTCACTGACCACGCTGGTCGCCACTGTCCCGAGCAGGCGGCGGCCTGTGTCTGTGCCGCTTCGATCACCCGCGCTGCCCTGGCTTGGGCCTCGTCGATCCGCTCATCTTCTCGGCATCACGCCGGCTTCACTCATCCCCGCATCGAGCGGCGTGATCACGTTCAGGACAGTAATCGGGCACTCGAATACCGCCAGGGCGTGTTCGAGTGCCGCTTGCGCCAGCGGCGAGCCGTCGAGCGCCACGAGAACGTGCGATGGAGCCACGATCCGCTCTTTGTTCCGGATGGCCTCGTCCGCTCCGTCGATACGTGGTCTTTCACCGTTCGGACCGACGACCGCTACGCGTCGAGGATATCGTGATAGAACTCGATGTGCTCGTCGGCGACGGTGTCCCAGGTCCGCTCCTCGTAGGCGGGGAGGGGGCCGGCGTCGAGCGCGCGTCTGATTCCGTTCGCGATCGAACGGGAGTTCGGTTCGACCTCGACGATACACCCCTCGGGCAGGATCTCGGCCGCCCCCGACTCGCAGGCGACGACCCGGGTCCCGACAGAGAGGGATTCGACGATGGTGATACCGAAGGGCTCCGACAGCGACGGCGAGACGAAGACATCCGCACTCGCGTAGTAATCACCCAGTTCGGCCTCGGGTACGTAGCCGACGAACTCGACCATCGCCTCGATCCCCAGGATCTCGACGAAGCGCTTGAGGCGATCGGTCAAGTGCCCGGTGCCGCCGATGACGAGGGTGACCTCCTCGGCGTCGAGTCGGTCAAGCGCGTAGACGAGATGTTCGATCCCCTTCTGGTGGGTATGTCGCCCCACGAAAAATAGCATCTGTCCGTCGATCCCCAGCTCGGCGGCGATATCGCGGCCGGTCGTCTCGACCGAGGAGAAGCCGTTGTAGATCACCTGCGGGTCGCCGTCGTACTGTTCGCGGACTGACCGACGGAGGACCTCGCTCACGGCGATGAGGTGATCCGCCCCCTCGACGATGCGCTGTTCGGTTCGAATTTCCCGATCAGGGGGATTTCGATTTCGGTCGGACGTCAGTGAATGAAACGTCGTCACCCACTCGACGTCGTGGGTACTCGCGGCCCGGGACGCCGGTCCGTAGCCGAACCAGTCGTGAGTGTGGACGATGTCGGCGTCAGCGGCGCGGTCGGCGAACTCGCCTGCGAGTCGGTTGATCCGATCCGCGACGTCGCCCTCTCCCGTCGGGACGCCGTGGATCCCGTCGCGATCCGGCGCGTACTCGGCCGGCAGCACGAGTTCGATCTCGACATCGTCGCGGGGTTGGAACTGCTCGAACAGTTCCCCGACAGCCGTGTCGAGACCGCCGCTCACGTTCGGCGGGAACCCCCAGCCGAGCATCAGCACCTTCGGTACCATTCGTTGTGAATGGTTGCGGTGGCGGTTACTTCACTGTTCGCTTCACCGAAACGGAATGTTCGGCCGAACCCCGGCCGGATTTTCGACGCCTGCCCCTCCCGGGCTGGATAAGGTGTCCGGCCCCCGCCACCCTAAATAGTCAGGGAGGTGACAGTCACCGACTTCTTGGTGTGGGCCTTCGAACCGTCGGTCATGTTCGATCGGCAAAGCGGTGTGTTCCTGCATCTCACCTCACTCCCCGGCCCGCACGGCATCGGCGACCTCGGTGCTGGTGCCCGGACGTTTCTGGACGTGCTTGAGCGCGCCGAACAGTCGCTGTGGCAGTTCTGTCCCGTAACGCCGACGGTGGGGGTGCACGGCCACTCGCCATACGCTTCGCCGTCGGCGTTCGCCGGGAACCCGCTGCTCGTCGACCTGACCGCCCTCGTCGATCGCGGCTGGCTTGGGGCGAATGCGATCGAAGATCCGCCGGCCGATCCCCACACGGTTCACTACGACGACGTGGCTGCTTTCAAGCGTGACCGGCTCCGCATGGCTTTCGAAGGGTTCGAGGCGGACGCAAGCGAGGACGCGCGGGCGGCCTTCGACGCGTTCCGGGAGCGCGAATCGACGTGGCTCGAAGAGTACACCGTGTTCGCGGCGCTGAAAGCGGCCCACGACGGGGCACCCTGGGTCGAGTGGCCGGCTGACCTCGCCGGACGCGACGCTGGGGCACTCGCCGCCGCGCGCGAGAACCACGCCGACGCGATCCGGTATCACGCTTTCGTCCAGTGGATTTTCGACGAGCAGTGGCGTGACCTCCGGGCCGCGGCCGATGAGCGCGGTATCTCGCTGGTCGGCGACCTCCCGATCTACGTCGCCTGGGATTCGGCGGATGTCTGGGCGAATCCGGGGGCCTTTCAACTCGACGAGGCGGGACAGCCGACTGCGGTGGCGGGCGTGCCGCCGAATCCCGGCGACGACGGCCAGCGGTGGGGCAACCCGGTTTACGACTGGGAGACACTCCGGGCCGACGAGTACGGCTGGTGGCGGCATCGACTGGATCGGCTGCTCTCCCTGGTGGACATCGCCCGGATCGACCACTTCAAGGCCTTCGACGAGTACTGGGCGATTCCGGCTGACGCCGATGATCCGGCAGCCGGCGAGTGGCAACCCGGTCCCGGCGCGGACTTCTTCGAGACAGTCCGTGCGGAACTGGGTGAGTTGCCGTTCATCGTCGAGGATCTGGGCTTTCTCGACGAACGTATGGTCTCCCTCCGGGATCAATTCGAGTTCCCTGGTATGCGCGTGCCTCACTACGCCGACTGGTGTCAGGAAGGCCATCGCTACAAGCCGACCGTCTACCCGGAGCACTGCGTCGCCTACACGTCGACCCACGACACGGACACCGCTGTCGGCTTCTACGAGACCCTCCCGGCCGACCAGCGCGAATGTCTGGAGTACGCACTGGCGACCGACGGCGAGGGGATCGCCTGGGACCTGATCGAGGCCGTCTGGCACTCCGAGGCGACACTGGCGCTGACAACCGTTCCGGACCTTCTCGAACGGGACAGCGAGGCGCGACTGAACCGCCCCGGGACCGACGAGGGCAACTGGACGTGGCGGGTGAGTGCCGACGAACTCGACGGGGATTTCGTCGACCGCCTGGCGTCGATCACCCGGACGGCTCTCCGCTAGTTCGGCACTCGCTCACATTTTCGCCCCGACCCGATCACTCCGAGTCGCGGTGCTGTTCCCACACCCAGGGGTCGGGTGGCGTCTGGGTGAGCGAGGTGTGGGCACCGATCTGGGCGTTCGAGAGGTTGACGTCTTCGAGCTCGGTTTCCTCGTCGATGAGCGAGGAGATGATCCGGCAGCGTTCGAGGGATGCGTCCGGGAAAACGACCGACTGTTCGAGTTTCGAGTTGACGACCGTCGCGCCCTCCATGACGTGGACGTTCTCCCCGAGGTCCGACCCCTCGACCGTCGCGTCGGGATGGACGAGCGTCCCACCGTCGAGATACCACGCGACGGCGTCGAGATAGCCCTCCGGCGTCCCGATGTCGAACCATGCCCCCTCGAAGGGGAACGCGTACACCGGTTCGCGCTCGATGAGCCACTGAATGAACCAACCGGGTTCGTCGGGATTGTTATCGCCCGAGAGATACGTATCGAAGAGTCCCACCGTCTCGGCGGGGAAGGCATAGCACGCGATCGAGACGAGGGTGCTCGCCGGATCGTCGGGTTTCTCCTGGAACGCGACGACGCGGTCGTCCTCGACGTCGATCACGCCGTACTGGGTTGCGCTCTCCAGGTCGCCGACGTCGTAGGCGGCCAGCGTCGGCCCGTCGTTGGCCTCGAAGGCGTCGACGAACGCCGAGATGTCGAAGCTGATCAGGTTGTCCCCGGCGATCACCAGCGTGTCGCTGTCGATGCCCTCGCGCTCGACGAGTTCGCCAAGCGCCCCGACGACACCGAACTTTTCGTCCTCCGCGCGGGCCTCCTCGACGGAGACGCGTGGCTTCTCGAAGGGCGAGTCGGCCAGGTGGTTGCGGAACTCCTCGGCGAACTCCTCGTTGGTCGAGACGTAGACGTCCTCGATGCGGTCGTCGGCTTCGAGTTCCCGGAAGATGCGATCGATCACCGTCGTGTCGCCGATCGGCAGGAACATCTTCGGCCGGTTCCGGGTGATCGGCCACAGTCGTGTCGCGAACCCGCCGGCAAGTACAACGGCATCCATATCGTGACACATGATACCAACGTACTTTTGTGTGCCGGTGGCCGCAACGTCTGTTCGACGACATCACTCGGCGTAGACTTCGAGTTCGAACTGCCCGGTGTCGCTCTTTCCCGGTGGAGTTATCCACCGGGTGTGTGATCATCTCGTTTTGCCAAGTTCGCTTAGGCTTCTTCGCCTGGATAAAATTTAACCGTGATGTACTTGCCCGTCGGAACGGCAAAATTCGCAGAAGCAGTGATTTCATTCCCCGACGTATCATATTCATTTTTTGTCAAACCTGACTGGATTCCGCCAGACCAGTAATTCTGTGTAATTTTCGTATCTGCATCAATAAACTCTATACCGTACTCGAAATTTTGATTATAAGCCTTCAACTTGTGTGATGATGCGGCTGCAGACCGGGTAACTGAGATTTGGAGTGGCCAAAATTCCAGTGCTCGTTGCCCATCTGGTTCGGGATACACTCCAATGTATTCGATTGGCGCTTGGAACGTATATGAGTCTGTATCGCCGCTAGAAACGATCCCTTCCACCTGTTGTCCCTCATTATCTATAATTCTATCTCCGGTTTCAACATCACTTCCGAGCTCAATTGGTGGGAATTCATTGTCCTCGCTAGAGAGTCCACCTTGATTCACTTGGTATTGCCATTCACCGTATTGCGCACTCACTTCCACTTTCCCACTCACGAAGTCCTCTGCGGTAGATTGTTCGTAGCCACCTTCCGGAAGAGGATCCGCCGCTCCAGTACCGGTCGCAGCCATTCCACCAGCGATTCCGACCGCACCGATAGCAGCTGATCGGAGGAACTGTCGTCGACTGGGTTTTTTCTCTCTCATAATCCATTTTGGATGTCCTGGCCCATTATTATAATATTTTTCTATATGGTTCTGATATTTCGTCTTCGGTGTAACTAATAATCTCGTCCATACCTTTCTCCCCAATCAGCAGGAGCCGACTGGGCTGATGACAGGCCACCGGCGTCAGGAGATAACTGTCCCGTGGGTCGTCGCCGGCCGCAACGACACTGGTCCCCTCGATACCCCTATTCTCGGAGTTCGAACCGCGCGGTGTCGACGATATCGTCGGCGGCATGGCCGACCATGAGATCGAATTCGCCGGGCTCGGCTGCCCACTCTTCGTCGGCGGTCCAGAACGCCAAGTCGCTCTCGTCGACTTCGATGGTCACCTCGGCGCTCTCCCCGGGCTCGAGTTCGACGGTTTCGAAGCCGACCAGCTCTTTCCGGGGCCGCGACCGGCTGCCGACGCGGTCATGGACGTACCACTGGACGACGTCGCGGCCGGCGACCTCGCCGGTGTTCTCGACCGTGACGGTCGCTCCAAGCGTCTCGCCGGGCGCGAACTCGTCGGTCGAGACTGTCAGATCGGTGTAGGCAAAGTCGGTGTAGCTCTCGCCGTGGCCGAAGGCGTACAGCGGCTCGTTGGGCACGTCGAGGTACTTCGAGGCGTAGTCTCTCACGCCCTCTCCCGGCGGCCGGCCCGTCGGCAGGCGGTCGTGGGCGACCGGGATCTGGCCCTCGTTGTAGGGGAAGCTCATCGGCAGATGGCCGCCCGGGACGGCCTCGCCGAACAGCGTCTCGGCGACGGCCGGGCCGCCCTCGACGCCGGGATGCCAGACGTCGAGGATCGCCGGCACCGACTCGGCCAGCCACTCGATCGCGAGCGGCCGGCCGTTCATGAGCACGGCCACGACAGGCGTGTCGGTCTCTCCGAGTGCTTCGAGCAGCCGCCGCTGGTCGCCGGGCAGGTCGATCTGACTCCGGCTCGCGGCTTCGCCCGTGATGTCGGCCGGCTCGCCCACCACGGCGACGGCCACGTCGGCGTCGGCCGCCGCGTCGACCGCCGTCTCGATCGATTCGTCCGTCACCTCGCCGGGAAGGCTGTACCCGGGCGCGTACGGGACCTCGCGGTCGAGGAACGATTCGAGACCGTCCCGGATCGTGATGACGTCTTCAGGTCGCCCCTCGAAACTCCAGGCTCCGAGGGCGTCCTCGGCGCTGTCGGCCAGCGCACCGATCACGGCGACGTCGTCGGCCGGATCGAGCGGGAGCCGGTCGTCCTCGTTTTCCAGCAGGACGAAGGACTGCCGGGCGGCCTCGCGGGCTGTCTCACGGTGCTCGTCAGCGAGCATCGCCTCCTCGCGACGCTGTTCGTCGAAGTACCGGTAGGGGTCCTCGAAGAGACCAAGCAGGCCCTTGACGGTCAAAACGCGCCGGACGGCGTCGTCGAGTCGAGCT is from Halorhabdus sp. BNX81 and encodes:
- a CDS encoding NDP-sugar synthase; this encodes MDAVVLAGGFATRLWPITRNRPKMFLPIGDTTVIDRIFRELEADDRIEDVYVSTNEEFAEEFRNHLADSPFEKPRVSVEEARAEDEKFGVVGALGELVEREGIDSDTLVIAGDNLISFDISAFVDAFEANDGPTLAAYDVGDLESATQYGVIDVEDDRVVAFQEKPDDPASTLVSIACYAFPAETVGLFDTYLSGDNNPDEPGWFIQWLIEREPVYAFPFEGAWFDIGTPEGYLDAVAWYLDGGTLVHPDATVEGSDLGENVHVMEGATVVNSKLEQSVVFPDASLERCRIISSLIDEETELEDVNLSNAQIGAHTSLTQTPPDPWVWEQHRDSE
- the malA gene encoding alpha-amylase MalA, which gives rise to MHHPGPPRFVAVGEAIELAPRDPDPDAAYAWTVANRPDGSTVTVGDAAVEHLEPDVEGTYVVHLSAPDGGHELTVRAFGSSRAPATGGESGVSAGQSGFESGEGASGRSGVSRGSGSGGVSVPTGDGGRPRVRLEPAIEGAQAVVRATPIPHPDGTETPSDLDVEFLLDDRDAVGRDAVAIADTELRVPLAGIGDRLRVHAVSVGDTGYSVPDAVEFARGEATGTAVSSAGDVSASHLYDPPAWAEDAVIYEIYVRTFAGQNADDDGEGAGSDERSAFDAIIDRLDHIESLGVNTLWLTPVLENDHAPHGYNITDFFSIAADLGTRSDYERLVEAAHDRGIAVLFDLVCNHSARTHPHFQAAVADPDSEYHEWYEWRGPGEPETYFEWEHIANFDFTHLPVRRHLLDAIDQWAPLVDGFRIDMAWAVPNTFWREVHDRAKAIDDDFLLLDETIPYIPDFQGGCFDMHFDSTTYAALRRVGNGAPAEEILDAVDERAEIGFPPHAGFMLYAENHDETRYIVECGRAAAAAAAGALFTLPGAPMLYAGQEFGQRGKRDDLAWDHTDEALQSFVRQLATTRREEPALGPEGDFKRVEYDIKDGDADRVVAFGRVHTDDAVAVVLHFGSGTATVALPAATGTRDAVSGRSIGTAGGLTVDTVAVIPADPDTVLA
- the malQ gene encoding 4-alpha-glucanotransferase, whose amino-acid sequence is MWAFEPSVMFDRQSGVFLHLTSLPGPHGIGDLGAGARTFLDVLERAEQSLWQFCPVTPTVGVHGHSPYASPSAFAGNPLLVDLTALVDRGWLGANAIEDPPADPHTVHYDDVAAFKRDRLRMAFEGFEADASEDARAAFDAFRERESTWLEEYTVFAALKAAHDGAPWVEWPADLAGRDAGALAAARENHADAIRYHAFVQWIFDEQWRDLRAAADERGISLVGDLPIYVAWDSADVWANPGAFQLDEAGQPTAVAGVPPNPGDDGQRWGNPVYDWETLRADEYGWWRHRLDRLLSLVDIARIDHFKAFDEYWAIPADADDPAAGEWQPGPGADFFETVRAELGELPFIVEDLGFLDERMVSLRDQFEFPGMRVPHYADWCQEGHRYKPTVYPEHCVAYTSTHDTDTAVGFYETLPADQRECLEYALATDGEGIAWDLIEAVWHSEATLALTTVPDLLERDSEARLNRPGTDEGNWTWRVSADELDGDFVDRLASITRTALR
- a CDS encoding glycosyltransferase family 4 protein; translated protein: MVPKVLMLGWGFPPNVSGGLDTAVGELFEQFQPRDDVEIELVLPAEYAPDRDGIHGVPTGEGDVADRINRLAGEFADRAADADIVHTHDWFGYGPASRAASTHDVEWVTTFHSLTSDRNRNPPDREIRTEQRIVEGADHLIAVSEVLRRSVREQYDGDPQVIYNGFSSVETTGRDIAAELGIDGQMLFFVGRHTHQKGIEHLVYALDRLDAEEVTLVIGGTGHLTDRLKRFVEILGIEAMVEFVGYVPEAELGDYYASADVFVSPSLSEPFGITIVESLSVGTRVVACESGAAEILPEGCIVEVEPNSRSIANGIRRALDAGPLPAYEERTWDTVADEHIEFYHDILDA
- a CDS encoding glycoside hydrolase family 3 N-terminal domain-containing protein; its protein translation is MQLSDERLGQYVDDDRRAEIDEHVESLLEAMTVEEKVGQLNQRSVHFITGTEDEGDELEGAIADGEVGSLLNVTDLETKRRLQKRAVEESRLGIPLLIGYDVIHGYRTVFPTPLGQAASWNPDLAERAERIAATEASADGHNWTFAPMVDVSRDPRWGRVMEGAGESPVLGSAFARARVRGFQGEDLSAPDTVLACAKHFAGYGAVEGGREYNTVNVSETALRERHLPPFAASVEEGVGSMMNAFNVHERIPASGSESLVDGILKGEWDFPGLVVSDWASFREQIQHGTAGDRREAARKAIQAGSDIDMASEVVVDELADLVRDGDVSEARLDDAVRRVLTVKGLLGLFEDPYRYFDEQRREEAMLADEHRETAREAARQSFVLLENEDDRLPLDPADDVAVIGALADSAEDALGAWSFEGRPEDVITIRDGLESFLDREVPYAPGYSLPGEVTDESIETAVDAAADADVAVAVVGEPADITGEAASRSQIDLPGDQRRLLEALGETDTPVVAVLMNGRPLAIEWLAESVPAILDVWHPGVEGGPAVAETLFGEAVPGGHLPMSFPYNEGQIPVAHDRLPTGRPPGEGVRDYASKYLDVPNEPLYAFGHGESYTDFAYTDLTVSTDEFAPGETLGATVTVENTGEVAGRDVVQWYVHDRVGSRSRPRKELVGFETVELEPGESAEVTIEVDESDLAFWTADEEWAAEPGEFDLMVGHAADDIVDTARFELRE